A genomic stretch from Verrucomicrobiota bacterium includes:
- the rsmI gene encoding 16S rRNA (cytidine(1402)-2'-O)-methyltransferase: MSTEKASGRVALVPTPIGHLGDMTYRGVATLKEADVVACEDTRHSLRLFQCYEIPRKTLLSLHARNELSRSKELIERAKMGQQIAVVTDAGMPCLSDPGYRFVRLCLEENLPVTVLPGACAAVTAIAGSGLPSDAFHYFGFLPQKAGRRGKALAKALALGETSVFYESPYRIAKTLAQLAELDPEAEVCVARELSKRFETYHRGSALELAGWFQEHPAKGEISLVLSPSAAVSRHLD; encoded by the coding sequence GTGAGCACTGAAAAGGCAAGCGGCCGCGTTGCCTTGGTCCCCACCCCCATTGGCCACCTCGGGGACATGACCTATCGTGGGGTGGCCACGCTCAAGGAGGCGGACGTCGTTGCCTGCGAAGACACCCGCCACTCACTCCGGCTTTTTCAGTGCTACGAAATTCCCAGAAAAACCCTTCTTAGTCTACACGCTAGGAATGAGTTAAGTCGGTCAAAAGAGTTGATCGAGCGAGCCAAAATGGGCCAACAGATTGCCGTGGTGACGGACGCCGGTATGCCCTGCCTTTCCGATCCAGGGTATCGATTCGTCCGTCTCTGTCTGGAGGAAAACCTCCCCGTCACGGTTCTCCCGGGTGCTTGCGCAGCGGTCACGGCGATTGCTGGCAGTGGCTTGCCTTCGGACGCCTTCCATTACTTTGGATTTCTGCCTCAAAAAGCCGGGCGACGCGGCAAGGCGCTTGCCAAGGCTTTGGCGCTGGGAGAAACGAGCGTGTTTTATGAATCGCCTTACCGCATCGCTAAGACCTTGGCTCAACTGGCGGAGCTTGACCCCGAAGCCGAGGTTTGCGTAGCGCGGGAACTGAGCAAACGATTTGAAACCTATCACCGAGGATCAGCGCTGGAGCTGGCGGGTTGGTTTCAAGAGCATCCCGCCAAGGGCGAAATTTCCCTCGTTCTGTCACCCTCCGCTGCTGTCTCTCGCCACCTCGACTGA
- a CDS encoding LptE family protein, giving the protein MSRFARLLFVFSTVASVAGCAGYQLGGVPPQEMVEITSIAVPTFHNDTQEPRIDVLFTNAVIGELQVDGTYQIGSLESADAVLQGTITRIERRQQRSVPSNTIRSRELGVRVQFSYLVRRNDATKELLLAGQLQGASEFFPLEEFEISERPVFPDAARDLALQLTAAITEGY; this is encoded by the coding sequence ATGTCCCGCTTCGCTCGTCTGCTCTTTGTGTTTTCGACGGTCGCTTCGGTGGCCGGTTGCGCAGGGTATCAGCTAGGAGGGGTCCCGCCGCAAGAGATGGTGGAGATCACCTCGATCGCTGTTCCGACTTTCCACAACGATACCCAAGAACCAAGAATCGACGTGCTTTTCACCAATGCGGTCATTGGAGAACTGCAAGTCGACGGGACATACCAAATCGGCAGTCTCGAGTCTGCAGACGCGGTGCTTCAAGGAACCATCACCCGGATCGAACGTCGGCAGCAGCGTTCCGTCCCCAGCAACACCATTCGCAGTCGCGAGCTGGGAGTGCGCGTGCAATTCAGCTATCTCGTGCGGCGAAACGATGCCACCAAAGAACTTCTCCTGGCGGGTCAGCTTCAGGGGGCAAGCGAGTTCTTCCCCTTGGAAGAATTCGAGATCTCAGAGCGCCCTGTTTTCCCGGATGCCGCACGGGACCTCGCCCTGCAGCTAACAGCCGCCATCACAGAAGGCTATTGA